The nucleotide sequence AGTGATCTTTCCATCCCAGAAGAATTCCTTGACCCGATAACTCAGGAGGTAATGACGCTGCCTATGCTACTGCCCAGCGGTGTGTCAGTGGACAGCACCACACTGGAGGAGTACCAGAAGAGGGAAGCCACCTGGGGTCGACCCCCCAGCGACCCCTTCACTGGGGTCCCGTTCACTTCAACCTCCCAACCCCTCCCTAACCCCCAACTGAAAACCCGCATTGACCACTTCCTCTTGCAGAAGGGGGAGGTGAGGAGGGACGGGATGTTGGGGAGACAAGGAGAGGGGGAGAACCCACAAGCCTCGAGACTTATATCCTCTAAGGCAGAAGGACAGTCCCAGAACTCTTCATGTCCCAGTAAAAGCTCAATAAACAGTACTGCTGTTCAATATAATGCTGGCAGTAGAACCTTAAAGAGGACTACACAGATAGACACTGGATTAGAGCATTCATCAGATAAGGGGAGTCACACATTTAACTCCCAGTCTCTTACTACAGATAGTAAATCAGAGTTAGATAGAAGGAAGAAACGAGATCTAAGTGGAAATTCAAAAGACTCAACAGAAGAGTTAACAACTGAGAAGCTCCTACTACCTCAAACAAAAAGACCAAGAAATTCAGGTTAGTACGATATCTTCTTTAAGAGCGAGATCCTGTCATATCTGTACTGTcttcaatgtgtgtgttttatctttattcCTGCTGACTTGTCATTTGTGTGGATGTTTTTTCCTCAACCATACTACTTCAGTCCCAAGCTGCAGCTCCCATGAGCAGCGTCTGTCAGCCAGTCTCGACGAGGCCCTCTTTTCTGCCCTGCAGGGCCGACCATCCTTCACCTCAAACTTGTCCCAGCAGAGAGGGGTTGATCCTGACTCTGAGCCACTTAACACCACACAGCACTGCCAGAGTTCAGGCAGTTCAGGCATGTCTACAGGTAGGGTTTGTAAAAATCCACTCTGAAACACTTAAGGTATattccacatacacacaaaaaaatcaatttgatTTGCACTTGAAAGGTGGCTTTAAGAGGTTTTTGTACTTGCTTCTAAGAGGGTATAGTCAGTTTGGATTCATGGCAGTTTGAATGGATTCAAATGGCGACACGCCAAAAAGAAAGTATCAAAACTTCCTTAACATAATCAAAATCTCTGCTGCTCATAAATATGGAGATAATTAGATCAAAAGTAGCTTGTGTTTAAGCACATGCTTGGTTTGCACATGTTAGAGCAAGTGTACTCCACTGTGAATGCCCTCAGCCCTCCCATTGATATAAATGAGGCATTACCAGACGACGCAGGTGGGGAACCAGCGCAGAGTGCTCGGGGGGGAAAAATGCAGGTATCAATtggcaaaaacatcaaaacaggCTCCAATGCGACACCACCCAGTAAGGCTCTTAACTGTGAGAAATGTACTTGCACATGTCAGGTACTTGGGAATGTGAACACCATATCTCTACTGTTTACATGGTTATCATTGTGGCAAAAGATACAATGATTGTCGTGGTGATTTTATAGAGTTCCGTATAGTATGATAAaccactgtgcagtgttttggcatCTATTACTTAAAttatttcatgtcatgtcaaTTGTACCTTAAGCAAAACACCCACCACTGGCTGTTTTGCTGTCATTGGTTCGGAGCACTGCTGCCATAGCTCACTCAGTGTCTAGCCTAATGCTGCACTTCCtgtaaacaaaactgaatataGGCTTCATCAGTTAAGAGAAAGGGGAATAAACCAAAGACTGAATTCACAGCATATAACAAAGGAACTCCTGAATTATACAGGAAGACCAAAAGTAATGACTTTATAACTGTGTAGAAGtctttgaaattgaaattgttcagtttttctAGTTTGTAATGTCAAATTAATATTAATCTATTGGCTGATTAATTTCCCCTCGTATTTGCTTGCCAGGAGAAAAGAGGTGCTCCTCGTGTTCCCGTTCGGTTTCTGCTTACTCCACATCTGCATCATCTATCTACCGTCTAACATGCGGTCACTTGCTCTGCCGTGCATGCCTGCGCAGGGAATCACATCCACCAGATTCTTTCACTACAGCAACATCCAATCACTTCTCGTGTCCCACCTGCCAAAGCCCCACCCCACGCGTTGACATCGTACGTGTGCATCACTGACACATGGCGTAAGAAGCCAAAGCTACGCCTTCGAAGCCTACGAAGAAACAAGGAGGAATGTTCTCAAGGTGAAGATGGGATTGTACTTCAGATGTGGCATTTTAGTGGTGTGACCTTGTTGGActcaaagtgaagaaaaaaacacttaaagctGTAAATTCAAACCCCACACTTACAAATTGTTTACTGGGTTTGATGCTACCTTCTGACCccttcatactgtatgttgaataatataataactgATGAGGAggttatttctttctctctgttttttgtattattttttatatccTTATCCATGTATAAGTACTTCTCATGAGAagcactgaattatattttttagACATTCCTTGGACCTGTCCTCACCAAATCAGATTACACAGGCCAAACGGGTTTAAGAAAGAACATCACTGAATGCAAAGACCTTTACAAAAAGTGTAaaagaatgtaaaaaaataataataataataataataaataaataaaagtcttgttctcttctcttccaCCCCCTCTCGTTTTCATTGAGCGTTGAAGTGTAGTCGCAGCCTCTGCGGAAAGACCCTGGATCTGTTGAAGATGCACAAAGAAAAGGCTGAGCGACAGTGCTGAGCACAAGATGCCAGAAGAATTAAAGTGGAAATTGAGGTGACCCAAGGCTGTGTGGTCATTGTGTAGAAACAGACAGGGTCAAGCTCAGCTGATCATCCAAACCCCTAATGCCATGTTATCCTTGTCCTAATATCTGGCCCTTCccattttttccttcttcacTCCCTTcaccattttacatttcatacaCACTTGCATagattttgttgtcttttgttgGGTAAATGTAGGCAGAAATGTAATGTTGGAGCTGATTATGCACTACTCTTTTATAACTTTCTTATAGTGTTAATATTGCTGGCATGAATTCTCACAATGGCAACTGTTCATCAGGTAGCAATAAATGGCGCAGTGCTAGGAAATAGCAGTAAACATGTGCACATTGTATGTCCTCCAGAGTGTCCTTGCCCACATACTCATATTCTGCTTCTTAACACTTCACCCTAATCACCTCCTatgagtgtgttgttgtgtccaCAAAAGGGTTAAACAGACCCACAGTCAGgaaaaacagtatttatttgGCTTTATGGTAACAAACAGCATAATTTGTCTTGGTTTCCCTGACAACATTAAGCTTAACTGAGGTCATGATCCTGTATCCGCTCAAAAAGAGCAAAGACTGGAATCAGTTGTTCTGCATGTGAAATCAAGACATCAGCTTCACCGTTCAAACACTTAAACGATACTAAATCACACTGTGTATATGAGTGATATCTTCTTGTCGACTTTATCCCCTCACTTTGGTTACTCTTTAAAAGCTGAGACTTATTTTTCTGCTTCATACATGTAAgaaactttcattttatttcacaagtagtgaaataaaaaaagtttatttaaagaTTTACTACAGGTATCAGAAGTTATTTCCATTTGTTAGAAGACATGTTTTGAGATATTTTCTTCCCATGTTGTTCAGGAGTATAGTAATGTATCATAAGACCACATTTTGGATTTATTAAATGATTTGGATTTGAATGCTGTGGTAAACTCCTTCACACCTTAACCTGCAGCCTCTGATGCTCAGTTTTGCCATTTATCATTTACTTGTTAATCAGCATCACAACAGCTAATGTGTGAGATACAACCCTGAGCATGCAACAAGACACTGAACAGAATAATAAACGgaaaatatttatgtttatttgaaaTGCTAATCCTGTTATGGTCGTTAATATAAAATTTGAAATTACCTCAGGAGGATAATTGGTGTGACCTGGAGGTTGTCATGATGCTTGCACAGTTTCTTTCATGTGACAGAAGTCAAAAATGTCTGTCGTGATGAGCAGTGACTAGCTTGTCAGCTGAACTGTGCATGATCATCATGAAATGTACTTAATCAGTGCTTTTATTGCAGTAAATCTAATTAGCTGTCCACAAACTTCAATTAGTTGTTGATGTTATGTCATTTTTAGCCCTCCCGCCTTCCACCTGCTGAGGCTCCAATTACAGAAAAAGTTCTTCCAAATAAGTGCGGCGCACTGCTGAATACAGAAAGGGCATCTTGTGCTCTCGTTGCTGTTTTCTTATGTACATTTGTTAGATGGCACACATCTGATGCACAGCCGTATCTGCCCGCGACCTCTCGCTCGCCGGTGGCCTTCGGGTGCGCGAGCGTGTACGGAGCAGAACGGCGCGATACTGACGTCAGATACGGGTGTCGGTCGCTTTGTTAGACCCATGTTCGTCCGCTTATAAGTCAGGACTCGACCGGGGACATCAGTCAGACATCCATCCCAGGCGGAG is from Lates calcarifer isolate ASB-BC8 linkage group LG13, TLL_Latcal_v3, whole genome shotgun sequence and encodes:
- the ubox5 gene encoding RING finger protein 37 codes for the protein MVVNLCLPHFYTTVRCNKLCADGYDVTNLVSADPALRRRGFKLEYFLRPPVQVTLKFGFQVELCRVDVELWPWGMDRGHASKRLEISTSSDVLPSQNFGQGHKQVQQKELMQVKDQNEHNRKHDRKSCQSNGHQWSLQAQQWGEETTDGRQNIGQVYRRPMAKEHTQTNADSSQNEPEFRLVGRCELREETQVCFSRSNFSPRPPFLSPPPPQPANCRKEELWSRGLLSLGAVTQLRVTVPFGGAASAQGLKALSVWGQPARCCPAEEVERIKRVHEASERQLPRPVFFAPSIRQTKQPVQAATPPSDLSIPEEFLDPITQEVMTLPMLLPSGVSVDSTTLEEYQKREATWGRPPSDPFTGVPFTSTSQPLPNPQLKTRIDHFLLQKGEVRRDGMLGRQGEGENPQASRLISSKAEGQSQNSSCPSKSSINSTAVQYNAGSRTLKRTTQIDTGLEHSSDKGSHTFNSQSLTTDSKSELDRRKKRDLSGNSKDSTEELTTEKLLLPQTKRPRNSVPSCSSHEQRLSASLDEALFSALQGRPSFTSNLSQQRGVDPDSEPLNTTQHCQSSGSSGMSTGEKRCSSCSRSVSAYSTSASSIYRLTCGHLLCRACLRRESHPPDSFTTATSNHFSCPTCQSPTPRVDIVRVHH